From the Lolium rigidum isolate FL_2022 chromosome 2, APGP_CSIRO_Lrig_0.1, whole genome shotgun sequence genome, one window contains:
- the LOC124686200 gene encoding uncharacterized protein LOC124686200 isoform X2, whose product MPCEEQKYHETVVLTPSVKMAASRDNNSELRLLKSQLKMECVYATVSKVLDDDNLLIEILLRVAFPSTLVCTALVCKRWFHHISDRKFLCRFRKLHPPCLLGYYLYGRFVPMLPQPPELAAVTRRVASYSLGGTEDATVLIRDCRNGSVYSLLCKRGSGVTGGVHRPLCQDRAVAVIPPLSHPNFIASRILSKEEDSGGLSYMYVTLGPPFERTRFTVFMLQDGVWCMHMSVTAQVCCRFKRLQAVLVENKIYLTATMSDIIVLDLTTSSMSTIQLPQGVKSITSATMLSPADDASGVYLIKVDLELRIWLHSGENWSLVDTICYREMVANLRMSDCTVDHENTTDVHISQVGDNAEFAFLQMGRCTFYLDIKCRTLRKVHERKHWDPFEQIYPFMMIWPPTFPTLKDDFARDAV is encoded by the exons ATGCCATGTGAAGAACAAAAATATCATGAAACTGTGGTTCTTACACCGTCGGTGAAGATGGCGGCATCAAGGGACAACAATAGTGAGCTGCGTTTACTTAA AAGTCAGCTCAAAATGGAATGTGTGTATGCCACCGTCTCGAAGGTGCTGGACGACGACAACCTCCTCatcgagatcctcctccgcgtcgCCTTCCCCAGCACCCTCGTCTGCACCGCTCTCGTCTGCAAGCGCTGGTTCCACCACATCTCCGACCGCAAGTTCCTCTGCCGTTTCCGCAAGCTCCACCCACCCTGTCTCCTCGGCTATTACCTCTATGGACGCTTCGTCCCTATGCTGCCACAGCCCCCAGAGCTAGCTGCTGTCACCCGAAGAGTGGCGAGCTACAGCCTCGGGGGCACCGAGGACGCCACTGTATTGATCAGGGACTGCCGGAACGGTAGCGTCTACTCCCTATTGTGCAAACGAGGAAGCGGAGTCACTGGTGGAGTGCACAGGCCGCTGTGCCAGGACAGAGCCGTGGCCGTCATCCCACCGCTCTCACACCCCAATTTTATCGCAAGTAGAATCCTCTCCAAAGAAGAGGACAGTGGTGGCTTGTCCTACATGTATGTAACGTTGGGGCCCCCCTTCGAGAGGACACGTTTTACGGTGTTTATGTTGCAAGATGGAGTCTGGTGTATGCATATGTCAGTCACAGCACAAGTATGTTGCCGCTTCAAGCGACTACAAGCTGTGTTGGTGGAGAATAAAATCTATTTGACAGCCACCATGAGTGACATTATCGTCTTGGATTTAACAACATCAAGTATGTCCACAATTCAGCTCCCACAAGGAGTGAAGTCTATCACTTCGGCCACTATGTTGTCACCAGCTGATGATGCTTCTGGAGTATATCTCATCAAAGTGGATCTTGAACTTCGCATCTGGCTCCACAGTGGGGAGAACTGGTCACTGGTGGACACCATTTGTTACCGTGAGATGGTTGCTAATTTGAGAATGTCAGATTGCACGGTTGATCATGAGAATACTACTGATGTGCATATAAGCCAAGTGGGAGACAATGCTGAATTTGCGTTCTTGCAAATGGGCCGATGCACATTCTATTTGGATATCAAGTGCAGGACATTGCGTAAAGTGCATGAGAGGAAACATTGGGATCCATTCGAACAAATATATCCTTTTATGATGATCTGGCCTCCCACATTCCCTACGCTCAAAGATGATTTCGCAAG AGATGCTGTGTGA
- the LOC124691517 gene encoding uncharacterized protein LOC124691517: MEKGASNQAGKVSKKGKKKQAKDELDRQKQAEKKRRRLEKALANSAAIISELEKKKQKKREEQERLDEEGASIAEAVALHVLIGEEDSDESRHLILNKHRRCNDWDPSAGFDFTLDAQGTNDIYSPGGLTCANHAYATKGRWIDWDKAHPLPTWGEVRELKASYYQGTFHQSVACPGFMAAQAVSSLQIREDSSSQGVAAASVVNRMLGGGTNRLSLYREI, translated from the coding sequence ATGGAAAAGGGTGCTAGTAACCAAGCAGGCAAGGtctcgaagaagggaaagaagaaaCAAGCCAAGGATGAACTGGACCGGCAGAAGCAGGCCGAGAAGAAGAGGCGGCGGCTGGAGAAAGCACTCGCAAACTCTGCTGCCATcatctcagagctggaaaagaagaagcagaagaagagaGAGGAACAGGAAAGGCTGGACGAGGAAGGTGCTTCGATAGCTGAAGCAGTTGCTCTTCACGTCCTCATAGGTGAGGAGGACTCCGATGAATCCCGCCATCTGATACTAAACAAGCACAGAAGATGCAACGACTGGGACCCCTCAGCTGGTTTTGATTTCACCCTGGACGCTCAAGGCACTAATGATATTTATTCTCCTGGTGGACTTACCTGCGCCAATCATGCTTATGCTACCAAGGGGAGGTGGATTGACTGGGACAAGGCCCATCCACTGCCAACCTGGGGAGAAGTCAGGGAACTGAAAGCGTCATACTACCAGGGAACATTCCACCAGTCGGTTGCCTGCCCAGGTTTCATGGCGGCCCAGGCGGTCTCGTCGCTGCAGATCCGAGAAGATTCCTCGAGCCAGGGAGTAGCTGCAGCGAGCGTCGTTAATAGGATGCTTGGTGGTGGCACCAACAGGCTCAGCCTTTACAGAGAGATATAA
- the LOC124686200 gene encoding uncharacterized protein LOC124686200 isoform X1, producing the protein MPCEEQKYHETVVLTPSVKMAASRDNNSELRLLKSQLKMECVYATVSKVLDDDNLLIEILLRVAFPSTLVCTALVCKRWFHHISDRKFLCRFRKLHPPCLLGYYLYGRFVPMLPQPPELAAVTRRVASYSLGGTEDATVLIRDCRNGSVYSLLCKRGSGVTGGVHRPLCQDRAVAVIPPLSHPNFIASRILSKEEDSGGLSYMYVTLGPPFERTRFTVFMLQDGVWCMHMSVTAQVCCRFKRLQAVLVENKIYLTATMSDIIVLDLTTSSMSTIQLPQGVKSITSATMLSPADDASGVYLIKVDLELRIWLHSGENWSLVDTICYREMVANLRMSDCTVDHENTTDVHISQVGDNAEFAFLQMGRCTFYLDIKCRTLRKVHERKHWDPFEQIYPFMMIWPPTFPTLKDDFARFAFCPLDDMYI; encoded by the exons ATGCCATGTGAAGAACAAAAATATCATGAAACTGTGGTTCTTACACCGTCGGTGAAGATGGCGGCATCAAGGGACAACAATAGTGAGCTGCGTTTACTTAA AAGTCAGCTCAAAATGGAATGTGTGTATGCCACCGTCTCGAAGGTGCTGGACGACGACAACCTCCTCatcgagatcctcctccgcgtcgCCTTCCCCAGCACCCTCGTCTGCACCGCTCTCGTCTGCAAGCGCTGGTTCCACCACATCTCCGACCGCAAGTTCCTCTGCCGTTTCCGCAAGCTCCACCCACCCTGTCTCCTCGGCTATTACCTCTATGGACGCTTCGTCCCTATGCTGCCACAGCCCCCAGAGCTAGCTGCTGTCACCCGAAGAGTGGCGAGCTACAGCCTCGGGGGCACCGAGGACGCCACTGTATTGATCAGGGACTGCCGGAACGGTAGCGTCTACTCCCTATTGTGCAAACGAGGAAGCGGAGTCACTGGTGGAGTGCACAGGCCGCTGTGCCAGGACAGAGCCGTGGCCGTCATCCCACCGCTCTCACACCCCAATTTTATCGCAAGTAGAATCCTCTCCAAAGAAGAGGACAGTGGTGGCTTGTCCTACATGTATGTAACGTTGGGGCCCCCCTTCGAGAGGACACGTTTTACGGTGTTTATGTTGCAAGATGGAGTCTGGTGTATGCATATGTCAGTCACAGCACAAGTATGTTGCCGCTTCAAGCGACTACAAGCTGTGTTGGTGGAGAATAAAATCTATTTGACAGCCACCATGAGTGACATTATCGTCTTGGATTTAACAACATCAAGTATGTCCACAATTCAGCTCCCACAAGGAGTGAAGTCTATCACTTCGGCCACTATGTTGTCACCAGCTGATGATGCTTCTGGAGTATATCTCATCAAAGTGGATCTTGAACTTCGCATCTGGCTCCACAGTGGGGAGAACTGGTCACTGGTGGACACCATTTGTTACCGTGAGATGGTTGCTAATTTGAGAATGTCAGATTGCACGGTTGATCATGAGAATACTACTGATGTGCATATAAGCCAAGTGGGAGACAATGCTGAATTTGCGTTCTTGCAAATGGGCCGATGCACATTCTATTTGGATATCAAGTGCAGGACATTGCGTAAAGTGCATGAGAGGAAACATTGGGATCCATTCGAACAAATATATCCTTTTATGATGATCTGGCCTCCCACATTCCCTACGCTCAAAGATGATTTCGCAAGGTTTGCCTTTTGCCCTTtagatgatatgtatatatag